The Streptomyces sp. NBC_00286 nucleotide sequence CGAGTCTCTGGGCAGTCGTTCCGCAGGGCGATGGGGGTCCCCCCGCTCGAGCGAAGCCGAGAGTGGGGGAGGGTGGGCACAGACCGACCACCGGCCCGCAGTCGACGCCGTACACCCGCCCCGACCGGGGCCTGGGGCAGAGCCCCAGCTTCGGGAAGGGGCGGGCCTGGGGAAAGAAAACCCACCCCACACGGCGGTACCCTGACCAGGCCACATCCGCCCACACCCCACCCCGAAGGGACCCCAAATGCCGCTAGAAACCGGCCTCCTGGAGATCCTCGCCTGCCCAGCCTGCCACGCCCCCCTCAAGGAGCAGGACACCGAGCTGATCTGCACGGCCCAGGACTGCGCCCTGGCCTACCCGGTCCGCGACGGCATCCCGGTCCTCCTGGTCGACGAGGCCCGCCGCCCCGCGTAGACCCCAACAACAGCGACCGGCGCCTGGAGGCTGCCCCACATGCTCGACGAATCACTGCTCGACGACCCGGAGGCGCTCGCCCGCGCCGACCGCCGCGAACTGCTCCGCGGCGCCGCAGAAGCAGGCGCCCGCGTACGCACCGCCGTCCGGCACGCCACCGAGGCAGGAATCGCCGAGCTCAAGCCGGACGGCCGCCCAAGGGCCATCTTGACCGCGGGCCCCGGCCTGGCCGCCATCGGCGTAGCCGATCTGCTCGGCTCCCTCGCCGGCGCCGCCTGCCCCGTCACCCGGCTCACCCCGGGAGGCGTGGCCCCCGCCGCGGGCGCCCTCCTCTGGGAACTGCCCGGCTGGGCGGGCCCCGTCGACCTGCTCCTGATCACCACGCCCGACGGCAGCGAACCCGGCCTGTCGATCCTCGTCGAGCAGGCCTACCGACGCGGCCTCACCGTTGTCGCCGTCTGTCCGCCCCGCGCCCCGCTGACCGAGGCGATCACCGGCGCCCACGGCCTCGCCGTACCGATGGCGACCGCCCCCTACGAGCCGCAGGCACCGGCCGCCGCCTCGGCCCCCGGTTCGCTGTGGGCCCTGCTCACCCCGCTGCTCGCGCTGCTCGACCGTACGGGCATGCTGTCCGCCCCGCCCGACATCCTGCAGAAGGTCGCCGACCGCCTCGACCACGTCGCCGAGCGCTGCGGCCCGGCCATCGCGACGTACAGCAATCCCGCCAAGACGCTCGCCGCCGAGCTCGCCGAGGCGCTTCCGGTCATCTGGACCGAGGGCCAGTCCGCCGGCCCCGCGGGACGCCGCTTCGTCGCCGCGATGGCGGAACTCGCGGGCCGCCCCGCGCTCACCGCCGAGCTCCCCGAGGCGCTCGCCGCGCACAGCGTGCTGCTCTCGGGCGCGCTGGCAGCCGGCGCCGACCCCGACGACTTCTTCCGTGACCGCGTAGAGGAGGCGCAGGCCCTCCACGCGCGCGTGGTCCTGCTCCGCGACCGCCCCGCCGGAGGCCGCACCGCCGCCCCCGCCGCCCGCGACCTCGTCCTCAGCCACGACACCGCGATCAGCGAACTCGAACCCGAGGACGGCAGCGACCTGGAGACCCTCGCGGAGCTGATCGCCATCACGGATTTCGCGGCCGTTTACCTGGCGCTCACCGCGGGAGCCTGATGCTTGCCCGGCAGCCGATCACGGTGACAGCCACCGGCGTTCCCCGTGACTGCCGTGAACAGGAACACCGCCGCGAACACGTGAACATGTGACCGCGTGAACAGAGAGCGCAGAGAGAACCCCATGGACCGCCTCGACAACACCATCCGTCCCTACGCCTGGGGCTCCACCACCGCCATCCCGCAGCTCCTTGGCGTAGAGCCGACCGGCGAACCGCAGGCCGAGATGTGGATGGGCGCCCACCCCGGCGCGCCCTCACGCACGGCCCGCGGCCCCCTCACCGAGCTCATCGAGGCGGCCCCCGAGCGCGAACTGGGTGCCGAGACGGTCGCCAAGTTCGGCCCGCGCCTGCCCTTCCTCCTCAAGATCCTCGCCGCCGGCGCCCCCCTCTCCCTCCAGGTGCACCCCAACCTGGCCCAGGCCAAGGAGGGTTACGAGGAAGAGGAGCACCGCGGCATCCCGATCGACGCCCCGCACCGCAACTACAAGGACGCCAACCACAAGCCCGAACTGATCTGCGCGCTCACGGAGTTCGACGGCCTCTGCGGATTCCGGGCCCCGGCCGAGGCCGCCGACCTCCTCGCCGCCCTGGAGATCGACTCCCTCAAGCCGTACGTCGACCTGCTGCACGCCCACCCCGAGGACGCCGCCCTGCGCGAGGTGCTGACCGCCGTTCTGTCCGCGGACCCCGAGCAGATGGCCGCGACGGTCACTGA carries:
- a CDS encoding Trm112 family protein, whose protein sequence is MPLETGLLEILACPACHAPLKEQDTELICTAQDCALAYPVRDGIPVLLVDEARRPA
- a CDS encoding SIS domain-containing protein; the protein is MLDESLLDDPEALARADRRELLRGAAEAGARVRTAVRHATEAGIAELKPDGRPRAILTAGPGLAAIGVADLLGSLAGAACPVTRLTPGGVAPAAGALLWELPGWAGPVDLLLITTPDGSEPGLSILVEQAYRRGLTVVAVCPPRAPLTEAITGAHGLAVPMATAPYEPQAPAAASAPGSLWALLTPLLALLDRTGMLSAPPDILQKVADRLDHVAERCGPAIATYSNPAKTLAAELAEALPVIWTEGQSAGPAGRRFVAAMAELAGRPALTAELPEALAAHSVLLSGALAAGADPDDFFRDRVEEAQALHARVVLLRDRPAGGRTAAPAARDLVLSHDTAISELEPEDGSDLETLAELIAITDFAAVYLALTAGA
- the manA gene encoding mannose-6-phosphate isomerase, class I, coding for MDRLDNTIRPYAWGSTTAIPQLLGVEPTGEPQAEMWMGAHPGAPSRTARGPLTELIEAAPERELGAETVAKFGPRLPFLLKILAAGAPLSLQVHPNLAQAKEGYEEEEHRGIPIDAPHRNYKDANHKPELICALTEFDGLCGFRAPAEAADLLAALEIDSLKPYVDLLHAHPEDAALREVLTAVLSADPEQMAATVTEATAACTRLGGPHAPYAEIAHHYPGDPGVIAAMLLNHVRLQPGEALFLGAGVPHAYLNGLGVEIMANSDNVLRCGLTPKHVDVPELLRIVRFEASDPGVLRPEASPDGEEVYETPIDEFRLSRYVLPQGTATHELTLRTPQILLCTAGSVQAGEHALAPGQSVFVPAGEKAEVSGTGTVFRATVVA